Proteins encoded by one window of Bryobacteraceae bacterium:
- the recA gene encoding recombinase RecA, with translation MEDKDRGRALTAALGQIEKQFGKGSIVRLGSKEAIIPVSSISTGAISVDWALGIGGLPRGRISEIFGPESSGKTTVALQVVAEAQRAGGVAAFIDVEHALDPIYARALGVDVDNLLVSQPDYAEQALEITSSLISSGAVDVLIVDSVAALVPKAELDGEMGDSFMGVQARLMSQAMRKLTGIVSKSKTCLVFINQIREKIGVMFGSPETTTGGRALKFYSSVRCDIRRISAIKEGDTVIGNRTKIKVVKNKLAPPFREAEFDILYGQGISREGDLLDLAVTHNIIEKSGAWYSYAGDRMGQGRENSRNFLRDNPDIFAKIDAAVRGTLGVAASAPVDGIPADMAVTDAAPKASAARARN, from the coding sequence ATGGAAGACAAAGATCGCGGACGCGCGTTGACCGCCGCTCTAGGGCAAATCGAGAAGCAATTCGGCAAGGGTTCCATCGTCAGGCTCGGTTCGAAGGAGGCGATTATTCCGGTCTCCTCGATTTCCACCGGCGCCATCTCGGTAGACTGGGCGCTCGGGATCGGCGGTCTCCCAAGAGGACGAATTTCCGAGATTTTCGGTCCGGAATCGTCGGGCAAAACCACCGTCGCGCTCCAGGTAGTGGCCGAGGCGCAGCGCGCCGGCGGCGTGGCGGCCTTCATCGACGTGGAACACGCGCTTGACCCGATTTACGCGCGGGCGCTGGGCGTGGACGTCGATAACCTCCTGGTCTCCCAGCCCGACTACGCCGAGCAGGCGCTCGAGATCACCAGTTCGCTGATCTCCTCCGGAGCGGTGGACGTGCTCATCGTGGACTCGGTGGCGGCGCTCGTGCCGAAAGCCGAACTCGACGGCGAAATGGGCGACAGCTTCATGGGCGTGCAGGCGCGGCTGATGTCGCAGGCGATGCGCAAGCTCACCGGCATCGTGTCGAAATCGAAGACCTGCCTAGTATTCATCAACCAGATCCGCGAGAAGATCGGCGTGATGTTCGGCAGCCCGGAGACCACCACCGGGGGCCGCGCCCTGAAGTTCTATTCCTCGGTGCGGTGCGACATCCGGCGCATCTCGGCGATCAAGGAAGGCGACACGGTCATCGGCAACCGCACCAAGATCAAGGTGGTGAAGAACAAGCTCGCGCCGCCGTTCCGCGAAGCCGAATTCGACATCCTCTACGGCCAGGGCATCTCGCGTGAAGGCGATCTCCTCGATCTCGCCGTGACGCACAACATCATCGAAAAGAGCGGGGCCTGGTACAGCTACGCCGGAGACCGGATGGGCCAGGGACGCGAAAACTCGCGCAACTTCCTCCGTGACAATCCGGATATCTTCGCGAAGATCGACGCAGCGGTCCGGGGCACCCTCGGCGTGGCGGCTTCCGCTCCCGTGGATGGCATTCCGGCGGACATGGCCGTCACCGACGCGGCGCCGAAAGCCTCCGCCGCCAGAGCGCGCAACTGA
- a CDS encoding amidohydrolase family protein — MRRLLLLLVLWFVPSFSQTRPIAFENARIIPIDGPEIARGTLVVEGGAIRAVGASGSVAIPANADRRDASNRVIMPGFVDTHSHIGMSGGGDGSAPIQPDVRVLDGINVRDARLQKAQAGGITTVNVMPGSGHLLSGQTIYLKLRDGRILDDFVIPLAGGVWAGGIKMANGTNPRRAAPFPGTRAKAAALVREQFVKAQEYRDKIRTAAGDESKLPRRDLRMEALVEALEGRRVIHFHTHRHDDILTILRLQREFGFKVVLQHVSDGWMVADEIARAGAPSSLIVIDSPGGKLEAKDNQFGAGAALEKAGALVGFHTDDGVTDSRWFIRQAALAVRAGMSREKALYGMTLAGARMLELDGRVGSLTPGKDADFLLLSGDPLSIYTHVEETWVEGTRVFNRADPKDRLYATGGYGASHDQGNYHHEDDIEQ, encoded by the coding sequence TTGCGACGCCTCCTGCTTCTTCTCGTTCTTTGGTTCGTTCCCTCGTTTTCGCAAACGCGCCCAATCGCGTTTGAGAACGCCCGGATTATCCCGATCGATGGGCCGGAGATCGCACGCGGCACGCTTGTCGTCGAAGGCGGCGCCATCCGCGCGGTGGGCGCCAGCGGCTCCGTGGCCATTCCCGCCAATGCGGACCGGCGCGACGCCTCGAACCGCGTGATTATGCCCGGCTTCGTGGATACGCACAGCCACATCGGCATGAGCGGCGGCGGAGACGGAAGCGCGCCGATTCAACCGGACGTCCGCGTGCTCGACGGAATCAATGTCCGCGACGCGCGCCTACAGAAGGCACAGGCGGGCGGTATCACCACCGTGAACGTGATGCCCGGCTCCGGGCACCTGCTCAGCGGCCAGACCATCTATTTGAAGCTCCGCGATGGCCGCATCCTCGACGACTTCGTCATCCCGCTCGCCGGAGGCGTTTGGGCCGGCGGGATCAAGATGGCCAACGGAACGAACCCACGCCGGGCCGCGCCGTTCCCCGGGACCCGCGCGAAGGCGGCGGCGCTGGTGCGCGAGCAGTTCGTGAAGGCGCAGGAGTATCGCGACAAGATCCGGACCGCCGCCGGTGACGAATCAAAACTGCCCCGGCGCGACTTGCGCATGGAGGCGCTGGTGGAAGCGCTCGAAGGCCGGCGAGTGATTCACTTCCACACACACCGGCACGACGATATCCTCACAATCCTGCGGCTGCAAAGGGAGTTCGGCTTCAAGGTGGTGCTGCAGCACGTGAGCGACGGGTGGATGGTGGCCGATGAGATCGCCCGCGCCGGAGCGCCTTCATCGCTGATCGTCATCGACAGCCCGGGGGGCAAGCTCGAGGCGAAGGACAACCAGTTCGGCGCCGGCGCGGCGCTTGAAAAGGCAGGCGCGCTGGTCGGCTTCCACACCGACGACGGCGTTACCGATTCGCGGTGGTTCATCCGGCAGGCCGCGCTCGCCGTGCGCGCCGGGATGTCGCGCGAGAAGGCGCTCTACGGGATGACGCTGGCCGGGGCTCGAATGCTCGAGCTCGACGGGCGCGTCGGTTCGCTCACGCCCGGCAAGGATGCCGATTTCCTTCTTCTCTCCGGCGATCCACTTTCGATCTACACGCACGTCGAGGAGACGTGGGTGGAAGGAACGCGCGTGTTCAATCGCGCCGACCCAAAAGATCGCCTTTACGCCACTGGCGGCTACGGCGCGTCGCACGATCAAGGTAACTATCATCACGAGGACGACATCGAGCAATGA
- a CDS encoding amidohydrolase family protein codes for MKPLLVLTLAVLPAAAQIAVRAGMLHTLAGEPIRDGVVLVRDGRIERVGPAASTPIPAGYRTLQAAVATPGLIDAHTVAGLSGYLNQPQDQEQTERSAAIQPELRAIDAFDPRERLVEYLRGFGVTTIHTGHGPGPLVSGQTMIAKTIGESADKAALVETAMVAATYGDEARESGGKSPGTKPKMIAMLRAELIKAQEAIAKPPTTRDLRNEMFQRLVRREIPLLVTVHRAYDIATVLRLGKEFNLRLVLDGAAEAYLMIDGIKASGYPVIVHPTMARAGDETENLSLETASKLKAAGIPFALQSGFESYVPKTRVVLFEAGMAAANGLSFRDALAAITIDAARLLGLDRRIGSLEAGKDADIALYDGDPFEFTTHCTATIAGGSVVFEGRQ; via the coding sequence ATGAAGCCGCTGCTGGTACTCACTCTCGCCGTTTTGCCAGCCGCCGCGCAGATCGCCGTGCGGGCCGGCATGTTGCATACGCTTGCCGGAGAACCGATCCGTGACGGAGTGGTGCTCGTACGCGACGGCCGCATCGAGCGCGTGGGCCCGGCCGCGTCCACGCCCATTCCGGCCGGTTACCGAACGCTGCAAGCCGCCGTTGCGACACCCGGTTTGATCGACGCCCACACTGTGGCGGGGCTCTCCGGTTATCTCAACCAGCCGCAGGATCAGGAACAGACGGAACGCTCCGCTGCGATTCAGCCGGAGCTCCGGGCCATCGACGCCTTCGATCCGCGGGAGCGGCTCGTGGAATACCTGCGCGGGTTTGGCGTCACCACGATTCACACGGGTCACGGCCCGGGTCCGCTCGTCTCCGGGCAGACGATGATCGCGAAGACCATCGGAGAATCGGCGGACAAGGCGGCGTTGGTGGAGACGGCGATGGTGGCGGCCACCTATGGCGACGAAGCGCGGGAATCCGGCGGCAAGTCCCCGGGGACAAAGCCGAAGATGATCGCCATGCTGCGCGCGGAATTGATCAAGGCGCAGGAGGCGATCGCGAAGCCGCCTACCACGCGCGACCTCCGCAACGAAATGTTCCAACGCCTGGTGCGGCGCGAGATCCCTCTGCTGGTGACGGTTCATCGCGCCTACGACATAGCCACCGTACTGCGGCTCGGCAAGGAGTTCAACCTGCGCCTGGTGCTGGACGGCGCCGCCGAGGCGTACCTGATGATCGACGGCATCAAGGCGTCCGGGTACCCGGTGATCGTGCACCCGACGATGGCGCGCGCCGGGGACGAGACGGAGAATCTGAGCCTGGAGACAGCGTCGAAGCTGAAGGCGGCCGGCATCCCGTTCGCGCTGCAGAGCGGATTCGAGAGCTACGTGCCGAAGACGCGTGTGGTCCTGTTCGAGGCGGGGATGGCCGCAGCCAACGGCCTTTCGTTCCGCGACGCGCTCGCCGCGATCACGATCGACGCCGCGCGTCTGCTCGGTCTGGACCGGCGCATCGGGTCCCTCGAAGCGGGCAAGGACGCCGACATCGCCCTCTACGATGGCGACCCGTTCGAGTTCACGACGCACTGCACGGCGACGATCGCCGGCGGCAGCGTCGTCTTCGAGGGACGGCAGTAG
- a CDS encoding sigma-54 dependent transcriptional regulator, whose product MEHILIVDDDAGFRGLLEAILSGEGYAVSSAPNVAGAILAYQKRQYHLVVTDLALPDGTGLDVLRWSKEHSPDTPVIMITAFATVPTAVEAMKLGAEDYLGKPLASPDELRILVRKALDRGVERHERSLLREEQQGRFACKSMVAGDASMLHVLELLRRVAPTPATVLIHGESGTGKELIARCIHDNSPRASRAFVAVNCAALSPSLIESELFGHEKGAFTGATAQHIGRFERAHGGTLFLDEIGELDANLQAKLLRVLQEKSFERVGGTRVITVDVRVVTATNRDLKRAVAETRFREDLYYRLNLFPIEAPPLRARGADIVALARHFLTRAAASLGKPPIKLTAAAERVLTAYSWPGNVRELENTMERMAILFDDVVDAEDLPITESGPVQPVLFKDIEKQAILDALEANSGNRTRTAAQLGISLRTLQYRLKEYGIN is encoded by the coding sequence ATGGAACACATCCTGATCGTGGATGACGACGCCGGATTTCGCGGGCTGCTCGAAGCCATCCTCTCGGGCGAGGGCTACGCGGTTTCGTCCGCGCCGAACGTCGCTGGAGCGATCCTTGCGTACCAGAAGCGCCAGTATCATCTTGTGGTCACCGATCTCGCGCTGCCGGACGGCACTGGTCTCGACGTGCTTCGGTGGTCCAAGGAGCACAGCCCGGATACGCCGGTGATCATGATCACCGCGTTCGCCACCGTGCCCACCGCTGTCGAAGCGATGAAGCTCGGCGCCGAAGATTATCTCGGCAAGCCGCTGGCGAGCCCCGATGAGCTGCGCATCCTGGTCCGCAAGGCGCTGGACCGTGGGGTGGAGCGCCACGAACGAAGCCTGCTTCGCGAAGAACAGCAGGGCCGCTTCGCCTGCAAGTCGATGGTGGCGGGCGACGCCTCGATGCTGCATGTGCTGGAGCTGCTCCGCCGGGTGGCTCCAACGCCGGCGACGGTTCTGATCCACGGCGAAAGCGGCACCGGCAAGGAGCTCATCGCGCGCTGCATCCACGATAACAGCCCGCGCGCGTCGCGTGCGTTCGTCGCCGTCAACTGCGCCGCGCTCTCGCCATCGCTCATCGAGAGCGAGCTGTTCGGGCACGAGAAAGGGGCGTTCACTGGCGCCACCGCGCAGCATATCGGCCGCTTCGAGCGCGCCCACGGCGGGACGCTGTTCCTCGACGAGATCGGTGAGCTGGACGCGAATCTCCAGGCGAAGCTTCTGCGCGTGCTTCAGGAGAAGTCGTTTGAGCGCGTGGGCGGCACACGCGTGATCACGGTGGACGTGCGCGTGGTCACGGCTACGAATCGCGACCTGAAACGGGCCGTCGCCGAGACGCGGTTCCGCGAGGATCTCTACTATCGATTGAACCTGTTTCCGATCGAGGCTCCGCCGCTGCGTGCGCGGGGCGCCGATATCGTCGCGCTGGCGCGGCATTTTCTGACGCGCGCCGCGGCGTCGCTCGGGAAGCCGCCGATCAAGCTGACCGCGGCGGCCGAGCGCGTCCTCACGGCGTACTCGTGGCCGGGCAACGTCCGCGAGCTCGAGAACACGATGGAGCGGATGGCGATCCTGTTCGACGATGTCGTCGACGCGGAGGATCTGCCGATTACCGAATCCGGACCCGTGCAGCCGGTGCTGTTCAAGGATATCGAGAAGCAGGCGATTCTCGACGCGCTCGAGGCGAACTCAGGCAACCGCACCAGGACGGCCGCGCAGCTCGGCATCAGCCTTCGCACTCTGCAATACCGGCTGAAAGAGTACGGCATCAATTAG
- a CDS encoding HAMP domain-containing sensor histidine kinase, which yields MRQPRVLIPLALLGTLLPALLVLSAFRTYRALDAQRTVYLRSRVASIAARLETFPPGMPEDQWRQTLLDEEEALWDLAILARDSSPPELTDLWEGRELYRTQALNAGGERVLRTYIPFHSAGGMRLARIDIAESAADFLVEHARHHLLLVAAASLMIVALAFLTARSVLRARAAEQRQAEMRHLARIGEMSAVLAHEIRNPLGTIKGFAQLLGEKLRGEHAALLEPILDQSARLERLSADLLVYGRKAEPRSRAVQAEALAESMRLHARQILPGFEASAAPLTLTTDPQLLEQVLLNLLRNAAEAAGGGENARVRFEIESDGDSVVLRLSDNGPGLSEEARRRLFEPFYTSKASGTGLGLSISRKLTEALGGTLRLDNAASGGTVAEVRLPGESNGTHPDRG from the coding sequence ATGCGTCAGCCTCGAGTCCTGATTCCGCTTGCATTGCTCGGAACCTTGCTCCCCGCGCTGTTGGTGTTGAGCGCGTTTCGGACCTATCGCGCGCTCGACGCCCAACGCACGGTCTACCTTCGAAGCCGTGTCGCTTCCATCGCGGCGCGGCTTGAAACTTTTCCCCCGGGCATGCCGGAAGACCAGTGGCGGCAGACGCTACTCGACGAGGAGGAGGCGCTTTGGGACCTCGCCATTCTGGCGCGCGACAGTTCCCCTCCGGAACTCACGGACCTCTGGGAAGGCCGCGAACTGTATCGCACCCAGGCGCTCAACGCCGGCGGCGAGCGCGTCCTGCGGACTTACATCCCGTTTCATTCGGCCGGCGGCATGCGGCTGGCCCGGATCGATATCGCCGAGAGCGCGGCGGATTTCCTCGTGGAGCACGCGCGCCATCATTTGCTGCTGGTGGCCGCCGCTTCGCTGATGATCGTCGCGCTCGCGTTTCTCACGGCGCGGAGCGTGCTGCGGGCGCGCGCAGCCGAGCAGCGCCAGGCCGAGATGCGGCACCTTGCCCGCATCGGCGAGATGTCGGCCGTGCTGGCGCACGAGATCCGCAACCCGCTCGGCACCATCAAGGGTTTCGCGCAGTTGCTCGGTGAGAAGCTGCGCGGGGAACACGCCGCGCTGCTCGAACCGATCCTGGACCAAAGCGCCCGGCTGGAACGGCTGTCGGCGGACCTTCTGGTGTACGGCCGGAAAGCCGAGCCGAGGTCTCGCGCGGTGCAAGCCGAGGCTCTCGCCGAGTCCATGCGGCTGCACGCGCGCCAGATTCTGCCGGGCTTCGAGGCCTCGGCCGCGCCGCTCACTTTGACCACCGATCCGCAACTGCTCGAACAGGTGCTGCTCAACCTGTTGCGCAACGCCGCCGAAGCCGCCGGCGGCGGCGAGAACGCGCGGGTCCGGTTCGAGATCGAGAGCGACGGCGACAGCGTCGTGCTGCGGCTCTCCGACAATGGTCCCGGCCTTTCCGAAGAGGCCCGGCGGCGGTTGTTCGAGCCGTTCTACACGTCGAAGGCATCGGGCACCGGCCTGGGCCTTTCCATCTCGCGCAAGCTCACCGAGGCCCTCGGTGGGACGCTGCGGCTCGACAACGCCGCCAGCGGCGGAACCGTGGCCGAAGTCCGCCTCCCAGGAGAATCGAATGGAACACATCCTGATCGTGGATGA
- a CDS encoding PQQ-binding-like beta-propeller repeat protein — MRRRSLLLVPFFQKQPEGAKAHRKPRALTAGAATHDWTSFLGPTHNAISTETKLSRKLPPPLVWEFAKGTGYASPAIAGERLVYFHRPGAMESVECMHPETGARLWQHQYATTFEDRYGYNNGPRASPVIDGERVYTVGAQGVLNCFELATGKVVWKREINKDYKVPQDFFGTASTPLIEGEKLILNVGAPGGPCVVALDKSSGKEIWRAGKDWGPSYASPIPAVVHGKRRVFVFAGGESNPPTGGLMSIDPESGKVDFVFPWRSKSYESVNASCPVIFDNQVFISATYKTGGALVEIGPDFQPKTKFTTPEFGLHFNTPVHRDGVLYGFDGRNEPDASLACLDPTTGKIAWRETPEWNETFEVNGQQRQQTLGTFRGTLLAVDGDFLCLGELGHLLWLRLTPKGYKQLGRTWLFAARETWALPVLSRGLLYISQNTRDSIHGTGPRLLCYDLRGS, encoded by the coding sequence GTGAGACGCCGGTCCTTATTGCTTGTCCCGTTTTTCCAGAAGCAGCCGGAAGGCGCGAAGGCGCATCGGAAGCCGCGGGCGTTGACGGCTGGAGCCGCGACGCACGACTGGACGTCGTTCCTCGGACCCACGCACAACGCGATCTCCACGGAAACGAAGCTGTCGCGGAAGCTGCCGCCGCCGCTGGTGTGGGAGTTCGCCAAGGGGACGGGCTATGCTTCGCCCGCGATCGCCGGCGAGCGTCTGGTTTATTTTCATCGTCCGGGCGCGATGGAATCGGTGGAGTGCATGCACCCGGAAACCGGCGCGCGCTTGTGGCAGCACCAGTATGCAACGACGTTCGAGGATCGATATGGGTACAACAACGGCCCGCGCGCGTCTCCGGTGATCGACGGCGAGCGAGTCTATACGGTAGGCGCGCAGGGCGTGCTCAATTGCTTCGAACTCGCCACCGGCAAGGTCGTCTGGAAGCGCGAGATCAACAAGGACTACAAGGTCCCGCAGGACTTCTTCGGCACGGCGTCGACGCCGTTGATCGAAGGGGAAAAGCTGATTCTGAACGTGGGTGCGCCGGGCGGGCCGTGCGTGGTGGCGCTCGACAAATCGAGCGGGAAGGAGATCTGGCGGGCGGGGAAGGATTGGGGACCGAGTTACGCGTCGCCGATTCCGGCGGTGGTGCACGGAAAACGCCGTGTGTTCGTCTTCGCAGGCGGGGAGTCGAATCCGCCGACCGGCGGCCTGATGTCGATCGACCCGGAGAGCGGGAAGGTGGACTTCGTCTTTCCGTGGCGATCGAAGAGCTATGAGTCGGTAAACGCGTCGTGCCCGGTGATCTTCGACAACCAGGTGTTCATTTCGGCCACCTACAAGACGGGCGGCGCGCTGGTGGAGATCGGTCCGGACTTCCAGCCGAAGACGAAGTTCACCACCCCCGAGTTCGGGCTGCACTTCAATACGCCGGTGCATCGGGACGGCGTGTTATACGGATTCGACGGAAGGAACGAACCCGACGCGTCGCTGGCGTGTCTCGATCCGACAACGGGCAAGATCGCGTGGCGTGAGACGCCCGAGTGGAACGAGACATTCGAGGTCAACGGGCAGCAGCGTCAGCAGACGCTGGGTACGTTTCGCGGAACGCTGCTGGCCGTGGACGGCGACTTCCTCTGCCTCGGCGAGCTGGGACACCTTCTCTGGCTGCGGCTGACCCCAAAGGGCTACAAGCAACTGGGTCGGACATGGCTGTTCGCGGCGCGCGAGACGTGGGCGCTGCCGGTGTTGAGCCGCGGGCTGCTCTATATCTCGCAGAACACGAGGGATTCGATCCACGGGACAGGGCCGAGGCTCCTCTGCTACGACCTGCGCGGTTCCTGA